The Equus caballus isolate H_3958 breed thoroughbred chromosome 22, TB-T2T, whole genome shotgun sequence genome window below encodes:
- the MC3R gene encoding melanocortin receptor 3 — protein sequence MNASCCLLSAQPTLPNSSEHLAASSFSNQSSSGFCEQVFIKPEVFLALGIISLMENILVILAVVKNGNLHSPMYFFLCSLAVADMLVSVSNALETIMIAIVNSNYLTFEDRFIQHMDNIFDSMICISLVASICNLLAIAVDRYVTIFYALRYHSIMTVRKALALIVAIWVCCGICGVVFIIYSESKMVIVCLITMFFAMLLLMGTLYVHMFLFARLHVKRIAALPPADGAAPQQHSCMKGAVTITILLGVFIFCWAPFFLHLILIITCPRNPYCVCYTAHFNTYLVLIMCNSVIDPLIYAFRSLELRNTFKEILCSCHGMNLG from the coding sequence ATGAATGCCTCGTGCTGTCTGCTCTCTGCTCAGCCAACACTGCCCAACAGCTCAGAGCACCTTGCAGCCTCTTCCTTCAGCAACCAGAGCAGCAGCGGGTTCTGCGAGCAGGTCTTCATCAAGCCGGAGGTCTTCCTGGCGCTGGGCATCATCAGCCTGATGGAAAATATCCTGGTCATCCTGGCTGTGGTCAAGAATGGCAACCTGCACtctcccatgtacttcttcctctgcaGCCTGGCGGTGGCCGACATGCTGGTGAGCGTGTCCAATGCCCTGGAGACCATCATGATCGCCATCGTCAACAGCAACTACCTGACCTTCGAGGACCGGTTCATCCAGCACATGGACAACATCTTCGACTCTATGATCTGCATCTCCCTGGTGGCCTCCATCTGCAACCTCTTGGCCATCGCCGTGGACAGGTACGTCACCATCTTCTATGCGCTCCGCTACCACAGCATCATGACCGTGAGGAAGGCCCTCGCCTTGATCGTGGCCATCTGGGTGTGCTGCGGCATCTGTGGCGTGGTGTTCATCATCTACTCTGAGAGCAAGATGGTCATCGTGTGTCTCATCACCATGTTCTTCGCCATGCTGCTCCTCATGGGCACTCTCTACGTGCACATGTTCCTCTTTGCGAGGCTGCACGTCAAGCGCATCGCAGCACTGCCCCCTGCTGATGGAGCGGCCCCACAGCAGCACTCATGCATGAAGGGGGCCGTCACCATCACCATCCTGCTGGGGGTATTCATCTTCTGCTGGGCCCCCTTCTTCCTCCACCTCATCCTCATCATAACCTGCCCCAGGAACCCCTACTGCGTCTGCTACACCGCCCACTTCAACACCTACCTGGTCCTCATCATGTGCAACTCCGTCATCGACCCCCTCATCTACGCCTTCCGCAGCCTGGAACTGCGCAACACGTTTAAGGAGATTCTCTGCAGCTGCCATGGCATGAACTTGGGCTAG